In Vanrija pseudolonga chromosome 4, complete sequence, a single window of DNA contains:
- the SPBP4H10.16c gene encoding WHI2-like protein, producing MSDSNPITSVAPSTNPITSVSASYPQSGGQMYTNQALLSQLNLDLRGRLFLVERETLMLLPESVLLALFPQGLILSKPASWEGGDDGVFTVDFDPDCFAYILDFWADAQSAFYGTPTTPGLFHAQQAMPPSPTDPNSDINQNPLLTKQAIIVLREELEYFSITTPGALARVDDQGLANDELRALKRAAGEALASKRQIFTALQRNVNKENNMAEQHLIDMLCMSGFNRDDEWGFRACEPTRNVISSMALVLLKTGIIHPGTPGAPADITTPIIDDKQMGTAQKLLLFWRKPARKCWWDGVEVEVPKSSTSKETMPVKVWARRVWTLELSLI from the exons atgTCCGACTCGAACCCCATCACATCagtcgcgccgtcgaccaACCCCATCACgtccgtgtcggcgtcgtacCCCCAGTCCGGGGGCCAGATGTACACGAACCAGGCGCTGCTGAGCCAGCTCAACCTAGACCTCCGGGGCCGCCTgttcctcgtcgagcgcgagacgcTCATGCTCCTCCCTGAGAGCGTGCTGCTCGCCCTCTTCCCCCAGGGCTTGATCCTGTCCAAGCCTGCCAGctgggagggcggcgacgacggcgtgttTACCGTCGAC TTCGACCCAGACTGCTTTGCCTACATCCTCGACTTTTGGGCAGACGCCCAGTCAGCCTTCtacggcacgccgacgacgccaggCTTATTCCACGCCCAGCAGGCcatgccgccgagcccgaccgACCCCAACTCGGACATCAACCAGAACCCGCTGCTGACCAAGCAGGCGATCATTgtcctgcgcgaggagctcgagtaCTTCTCCATCACGACGCCTggggcgctggcgcgcgtcgacgaccagggcCTCGCGAATGACGAGCTCCGCGCGctcaagcgcgccgcgggcgaggcgctcgcgtccaAGCGCCAGATTTTCACCGCCCTCCAGCGCAACGTCAACAAGGAGAACAACATGGCCGAGCAGCACCTCATCGACATGCTCTGCATGAGCGGCTTcaaccgcgacgacgagtggggcTTCCGCGCCTGCGAGCCCACGCGCAACGTCATTTCGAGCAtggcgctcgtgctcctcaagACGGGCATCATCCACCCTGGCACTCcaggcgcgccggccgacatTACGACGCCGAtcatcgacgacaagcaGATGGGCACGGCGCAGAAGCTGCTGCTGTTCTGGCGCAAGCCTGCG CGCAAGTGCTGGtgggacggcgtcgaggtcgaggtgccTAAATCCAGCACGTCGAAGGAGACGATGCCGGTCAAGGTCTGGGCGCGCCGCGTCTGGACGCTCGAGTTGTCTCTA ATCTAA
- the PIR_0 gene encoding Pirin, whose translation MAETETETQPPRISRKVQKSMTAFETAEGVGARVKRSVGTPGMWNPSPFLILDWATVERGAGFPTHPHRGMSTLTWVLDGTMQHEDFLGNKGVLSTGDAQWMTAGRGIVHSEMPLFPDDGPDSATSLQLWIDLPAAKKMVKPSYQDRKAASMGRAAWDRGSVTVVVGEVCGATGPIKPTGAEGMVFADFSLERAGSEAWAAIEAGHTAIVYVLAGTVKIGDTTLEAHNAAILSSGEGETGVLLTKPSGRKPSRIVLIAGKPLDQPVVQQGPFVVTSREAAAQAVKDFTSGRNGFEKAPGWVSEIGKTARAGSGRKRRD comes from the exons ATGGCGGAGACAGAAACAGAAACACAACCGCCACGCATCTCGCGCAAGGTGCAGAAATCAATGACGGCGTtcgagacggccgagggcgtcggcgcgcgggtcaAGCGCTCGGTCGGCACGCCAGGCATGTGGAACCCGAGCCCGTTCTTGATCCTCGACTGGGCGACAGTGGAGCGCGGAGCT GGCTTCCCGACACACCCCCACCGAGGGATGAGCACGCTGACCTGGGTGCTGGACGG cacGATGCAGCACGAGGACTTTCTGGGCAACAAGGGCGTGCTGAGCACTGGCGACGCGCAGTGGATGACTGCCGGCCGCGGCATCGTGCACTCTGAGATGCCCCTGTTccccgacgacgggccggaCAGCGCCACATCGCTGCAGCTGTGGATCGACCTGCCGGCCGCCAAGAAGATGGTCAAGCCGAGCTACCAGGACCGGAAAGCCGCCTCCAtgggccgcgccgcgtggGACCGGGGCAGCGTCActgtcgtcgtgggcgaggtTTGCGGCGCGACCGGGCCAATCAAgcccaccggcgccgagggcatggTGTTTGCCGACTTTtcgctcgagcgcgcgggcagcgAGGCGTGGGCTGCTATCGAGGCGGGGCACACGGCGATCGTGTACGTACTCGCTGGCACAGTCAAGATCGGGGACACGACGCTCGAGGCACACAACGCAGCGATACTCAGTtccggcgagggcgagacgggcgTGCTCTTGACCAAGCCGAGCGGGCGGAAACCGAGCCGCATCGTCTTGATAGCCGGCAAGCCGCTCGACCAGCCCGTCGTCCAGCAGGGCCCGTTCGTCGTCACctcgcgcgaggcggccgcgcagGCCGTCAAGGACTTTACGAGCGGGCGTAACGGGTTCGAGAAGGCCCCCGGGTGGGTCAGTGAGATTGGCAAGACGGCACGggcgggcagcgggcggAAGAGGAGAGATTAG
- the mtr_10 gene encoding N amino acid transport system protein, producing the protein MGWTMGFLQQPTANRKMKNENPSTTKIDAIDALDTVKSTDDIEDGKRAPETDGVFGDLDEHAKEYRSVTAIGAFVLMTKANLGMGVLGLPAVFHTVGLIPGYILLISICALMTYTVMVIGPFKRNHPQCYSVADALFLIWGKVGREIMSVQFVLGKTFVVAGALVSVSTALNAVSVHGACTAVFIAVAAVVGFLLSSIRTLHKLTWLAWVGLVSIVAALLIVTIAVGIQDRPAAAPQTGPWDKNFKIIGHPTFTQTMTSVTTVIFAYAATPVYFSILCEMKEPRKYQRTMVISMWLCCACYLAIGTVMYYYCGQYISSPSLGSAGPLVKRISYGVVLPALLVTLCLYAHITAKFLFVRILVGTHDLSHPTKKHWAVWLGVNFAIMAASYILASAIPIFSLIVSFIGAICSTPGTLLPFPLMWWYDSWRGKTWAERNKWAGALNLFIVVLAFVIIVSGTYSGIVELIKAQAKNGPWTCNDNSNSVKK; encoded by the exons ATGGGCTGGACGATGGGCTTCCTCCAGCAGCCGACAGCGAACCGAAAGATGAAGAACGAGAACCCCTCAACAACCAAGatcgacgccatcgacgccctcgacacggtcaagtcgaccgacgacatcgaggacggcaagcgcGCACCCGAGACTGACGGCGTGttcggcgacctcgacgaaCACGCAAAGGAGTACCGCTCCGTCACGGCCATCGGCGCGTTCGTGCTCATGACCAAGGCAAACTTGGGCATGGGCGTGCTGGGTCTCCCGGCCGTGTTCCACACGGTCGGCCTGATCCCGGGGTACATCCTCCTCATCTCCATCTGCGCGCTGATGACCT ACACCGTCATGGTCATCGGGCCGTTCAAGCGTAACCACCCCCAGTGCTACtctgtcgccgacgccctctTCCTCATCTGGGGCAAGGTCGGACGCGAGATCATGAGCGTGCAGTTCGTGCTTG GCAAGACGTTCGTGGTCGCCGGCGCACTCGTCTCTGTTTCCA CTGCGCTCAACGCCGTGTCCGTCCATGGCGCCTGCACGGCCGtcttcatcgccgtcgctgccgtcgttggcttcctcctctcctccatCCGCACACTACACAAGCTCACGTGGCTCGCGTGGGTTGGCCTCGTCTCCATCGTGGCCGCGCTCCTCATCGTCACCATTGCCGTCGGTATCCAGGACCgcccggccgccgcgcctcagACTGGGCCTTGGGACAAGAACTTCAAGATCATCGGCCACCCCACCTTCACGCAGACTATGACGTCCGTGACAACT GTTATTTTCGCCTACGCCGCGACCCCCGTCTACTTCTCCATCCTGTGCGAGATGAAGGAGCCGCGCAAGTACCAGCGCACAATGGTCATCTCCATGTGGctctgctgcgcctgctACCTCGCGATTGGAACAGTCATGTACTACTACTGCGGACAGTACATCTCGTCTCCCAGTCTCGGATCGGCTGGTCCCCTCGTCAAGCGCATCTCGTACGGCGTCGTTCTGCCTGCACTGCTGGTCACGCTGTGTCTCTACGCGCAC atCACCGCCAAGTTCCTTTTCGTccgcatcctcgtcggcacgcACGACCTCTCGCACCCCACCAAGAAGCACTGGGCCGTGTGGCTCGGCGTCAACTTTGCCATCATGGCCGCGAGCTACATCCTCGCGTCGGCCATCCCCATCTTCTCCCTCATTGTCAGCTTCATCGGCGCCATCTGCAGCACGCCAGGCACACTTCTTCCGTTCCCCCTCATGTGGTGGTACGACTCGTGGCGCGGCAAGACGTGGGCCGAACGCAACAAGTGGGCGGGCGCGCTCAACTTGTTCATTGTGGTCCTCGCCTTTGTCATCATCGTCTCGGGCACGTACAGCGGCATCGTCGAGTTGATCAAGGCGCAGGCCAAGAACGGCCCGTGGACGTGTAACGACAACTCAAACTCGGTGAAGAAGTAG